Proteins co-encoded in one Arachis stenosperma cultivar V10309 chromosome 7, arast.V10309.gnm1.PFL2, whole genome shotgun sequence genomic window:
- the LOC130939925 gene encoding uncharacterized protein LOC130939925: MASEESFEVLVHHRGSIKRKTRSGVKFPDKDPFSIFVRPTMNYDDLVSSVLRKLGLEGVKQFPKVRTPELLAKLVDVVSSSGSSNRNTPIVATVAGSSSRPAGASSSVPVYEPPVQPVTSHSFAVDLNRSGGGEVGIGDYVPTPLQCAAPAGLGDALLDNPVDDDVEPDIIADDSGDDIGPSEPATAKGGSSSGTQQYPPHFLSLDLDDKDEVVLSVKTYSIRRGVQYKVVESDYRRNIGKCSEFGNGCTWLIRLSLRQRKGIWEVKKYNGPHTCLATSISSDHRSLDYHVISAFIMPMIRADASVCIKEFLNATAAHFGFSPTYRRVWLAKQKAIAHIYGDWDESYNELPMWVLGVYLTMPGTVAVLRTSPVRVGGQVDESQAYFHRLFWTFPLCIEAFRHCKPLFSIDGTHLYGKYGGTLLVMIAQDRNSNILPVAFALVEGENAESWSFFLSHPRQHVTPQPGLLVISDRHNGIKAALEAPHGGWLPPAAYHTFCIRHVAANFALTFKGKDARRLLVNASYAKIEVEFDYWFDILRSKNPAMCEWANQIEYSL; this comes from the exons atggctagtgaggagagttttgAAGTGTTGGTTCACCACAGAGGATCGATTAAGAGGAAAACACGATCCGGTGTGAAGTTCCCTGATAAAGATCCTTTCAGTATTTTCGTGAGGCCTACGATGAACTATGACGACCTTGTTAGTTCTGTTCTACGGAAACTTGGTCTAGAAGGCGTGAAACAG TTTCCCAAAGTGAGGACACCAGAACTGTTGGCGAAGTTGGTTGATGTGGTATCTAGCTCGGGGAGTTCGAACCGGAATACCCCCATTGTAGCCACGGTAGCCGGTTCTAGCTCAAGACCTGCGGGTGCGTCTTCCTCCGTCCCTGTGTATGAACCTCCGGTCCAGCCTGTCACCTCCCATTCGTTCGCTGTGGATCTCAATAGAAGTGGAGGCGGTGAGGTTGGAATAGGGGATTACGTGCCGACCCCTTTACAGTGTGCTGCACCGGCTGGTCTTGGAGATGCATTGTTGGATAATCCAGTGGACGATGATGTGGAGCCAGATATCATTGCTGATGACAGTGGCGATGATATTGGACCGAGTGAGCCTGCTACTGCGAAAGGTGGTTCTAGCTCTGGCACACAGCAGTACCCTCCACATTTTTTATCTTTGGACTTGGAT GACAAGGATGAGGTTGTGTTAAGTGTGAAGACTTACAGCATCCGACGCGGGGTACAGTACAAGGTGGTGGAGTCTGACTATCGCCGGAATATTGGGAAGTGTTCTGAGTTTGGGAATGGGTGCACATGGTTGATTCGGCTTAGCCTCCGGCAGCGCAAGGGCATTTGGGAGGTCAAAAAGTACAACGGACCACATACGTGTCTAGCGACCTCCATCTCCAGCGATCACAGAAGTTTGGATTATCATGTGATCTCGGCATTCATCATGCCAATGATTCGGGCTGATGCATCCGTATGCATCAAGGAGTTCTTAAATGCCACAGCCGCACACTTTGGGTTTAGTCCCACGTACAGGAGGGTCTGGCTGGCGAAGCAGAAGGCCATTGCGCACATCTATGGTGATTGGGATGAGTCGTATAACGAGCTCCCTATGTGGGTGTTAGGAGTTTATTTGACGATGCCTGGTACGGTTGCAGTCCTTAGGACGAGCCCAGTTCGAGTTGGAGGACAGGTGGACGAGTCGCAAGCTTATTTTCACCGACTGTTCTGGACGTTTCCACTATGTATCGAGGCATTTCGTCATTGCAAGCCGTTGTTCAGTATTGATGGCACCCATCTGTATGGCAAGTATGGGGGAACGTTGCTCGTCATGATTGCACAGGACAGGAACTCCAACATTCTACCTGTTGCATTCGCCCTAGTTGAGGGTGAGAATGCGGAGTCCTGGTCCTTCTTCCTCTCCCACCCGCGTCAGCACGTGACCCCACAGCCGGGACTGCTGGTTATATCAGACAGGCATAACGGCATCAAGGCCGCCCTTGAGGCTCCGCACGGAGGATGGCTACCTCCAGCTGCGTACCACACATTCTGCATTCGACATGTGGCAGCAAATTTCGCACTTACCTTCAAGGGCAAGGACGCAAGAAGGCTACTTGTGAATGCATCTTATGCTAAGATCGAGGTGGAGTTCGATTATTGGTTTGATATTCTACGGTCTAAAAACCCTGCCATGTGTGAGTGGGCGAACCAGATTGAGTATTCATTATAG